Proteins from one Arsenophonus apicola genomic window:
- the rlmD gene encoding 23S rRNA (uracil(1939)-C(5))-methyltransferase RlmD, with amino-acid sequence MVQFYSSRQRKVKPDNLTVIAESLDAQGQGVAHYQGKTIFITNLLPGEQAQIQLTEDKRQFAKAKVSKRLTDSLERVVPLCRHFGICGGCQQQHVTPTLQRAAKASILEYLFQGATGRTVKSLPVIAGIEYGYRRRARFGLHYQQSERRLQMGFRQSQSNVLVELKMCPVLQPELEKLLLPVADCLNKLAAVKHLGHVELVNADNGVSVILRHLKPLVTDDKMLLTAFARSYDLNVYLVDNSANRLKLVSSASNDSDPYYSIENMKLTFDPQNFIQVNPEINKKMVAQALDWLALEPKDRVLDLFCGMGNFTLPIARHVHSVVGVEGVAELVAQGRYNASLNRLTNDEFYQADLECDIDCHPWAKMGFNKILLDPARAGAIGVMPHIIKFKPERVVYISCNLTTLVKDSKQLLTAGYQLISVRMLDMFPHTSHLESMALFCRDSSK; translated from the coding sequence ATGGTACAATTTTATTCTTCCAGGCAGCGTAAAGTTAAGCCCGATAATTTGACAGTAATAGCTGAAAGTCTTGACGCTCAGGGCCAAGGTGTCGCGCATTATCAAGGAAAAACAATTTTCATTACTAATTTACTTCCAGGTGAGCAAGCACAAATTCAACTTACGGAAGATAAAAGACAATTTGCCAAGGCAAAAGTAAGCAAACGATTGACTGATAGTCTTGAGCGGGTGGTGCCGCTTTGTCGTCATTTTGGCATCTGTGGCGGTTGTCAACAACAACATGTGACGCCAACTCTTCAACGTGCGGCTAAAGCCAGTATATTAGAATATTTATTTCAAGGAGCAACGGGAAGAACGGTAAAATCATTGCCGGTTATCGCAGGCATTGAGTATGGATATCGCCGTAGAGCGCGGTTTGGTCTCCACTACCAACAGTCAGAACGTCGTTTACAAATGGGATTTCGCCAAAGCCAATCAAATGTGTTGGTAGAACTGAAAATGTGTCCTGTATTACAACCAGAACTAGAAAAATTATTACTGCCTGTTGCTGACTGTTTAAACAAATTGGCAGCAGTTAAACACTTAGGACATGTTGAGCTTGTTAATGCGGATAACGGTGTAAGTGTTATCTTACGTCATCTTAAACCGTTAGTTACTGATGATAAAATGTTATTAACTGCTTTTGCCAGAAGCTATGATCTCAATGTTTATTTGGTCGACAATAGTGCTAATCGGCTTAAACTTGTTAGTTCAGCAAGTAATGATAGTGATCCTTATTATTCTATTGAGAATATGAAATTGACATTTGATCCGCAAAATTTTATTCAAGTAAACCCCGAAATCAATAAAAAAATGGTTGCTCAAGCGTTGGATTGGTTGGCGCTTGAGCCGAAAGATAGGGTGTTGGATCTATTTTGTGGCATGGGTAATTTTACCTTGCCCATCGCACGTCATGTTCATTCTGTTGTTGGTGTTGAAGGCGTTGCTGAATTGGTAGCGCAAGGGCGTTATAACGCTAGTTTAAATCGATTAACTAATGATGAGTTTTATCAAGCTGATCTTGAGTGTGACATAGATTGCCACCCTTGGGCAAAAATGGGTTTTAACAAAATTTTATTAGATCCTGCCCGTGCTGGGGCTATAGGCGTAATGCCACATATTATCAAATTTAAGCCAGAACGGGTTGTCTATATCTCCTGCAACCTAACGACATTAGTAAAAGATAGTAAACAATTACTTACGGCCGGTTATCAACTTATAAGTGTCAGGATGTTAGATATGTTCCCGCATACTAGTCATCTTGAGTCTATGGCACTTTTTTGTCGCGATTCAAGCAAATAG